A segment of the Chiloscyllium plagiosum isolate BGI_BamShark_2017 chromosome 39, ASM401019v2, whole genome shotgun sequence genome:
AGAACCTGGAGTTGATGTTTAGGCTGGGCCTCTCAGATTCAGTCACTGTGATCCAGGTGCCAAGCCCAGGTAACATTATCCTGCTAATTGCAGATTTAACTTTTAAttgtatgtatttttttttagcaATGGTTCCATAGGCAATGTGGCCTAGTATCTGTAATGATGTCTCCTGTTTCGTCTTCCTCGATGTCTCCTGGGCTTCGATCTCCCATAGCCACTGGGACGTTGTCTCCTGTTACTGAAATACTTGCCAAAGGCCTGTTTGaggcccacttgcctggacagaCGCTCACATGGCTGAAACTCCTCACACTTCTCCCGGTTAATCTCATATGGAGACTTGAATCGGTCCCTTCTGCCGGAATACATCAGAAACAATTAGCTGTTTCATCAATCAAAATTCCATTTTGTGGAGAATTACACAGAGATGACAGATGCTGGCCACTGGTCCAACCCTGTGTTTCCGTACCATGTGAGCCTTCTCTATCGCACCCTGTTAACGTTTCTCTCTATTCCTTTCCTGTCATGTTATTATACACATCCCCTTAAGAACCTTAAAAAGTATGCCATTCAGACCCATCAACCCtgtctgccattcaacaggagcAGAGTTGATCCAGCCCCTCAGTTCCAATTTCATGTTTGATTCCCACACCCCAAGTCCCTTTAACCAGTCCATTCAGTTCAGCTCGACCATTTCCTGTTGGGGATGGTGATGTCCACAATCTCCCCCCTCTGGATAAATGATGttctcctgaattcctgattGGTTTCATGAGTGACTGCCTCATGTTTATGGCCCCAGTTTTGTCTCCTTTACAAATTGAATCATTTTCATCATGTTTACTCTGTTGATATCTTTCAGCGTTTATTTAATTTATCAGATAACCTCTCGGTCCTCATTCTTTCTTGATTTGTACTTTGAGATCACATTGATCCAAGACTAGAGTTTATAAAACAGCATTTGGTAAAATGCTGGCATGATCTCCTGAGATTGTAAAGGAAGTTACACACCTGCCCCAGTGATTGGGAAGTCGCGGTTGTCTCATAAAGGAGTTTGCATCTCTTCTCCCGAGGAACAGAACTGCAGGATTGAAGATGAATGGAGTCAATTAATCAGAAAAGACACTGACTTTAGAAATGTAGCTACCTTCCATCAGTCCATCTGATAATTCTGTGTCACTCCCCGCATTGCCTATAACCATCCCCTTCCAGAGCACTCCCCCCAGAGTCAGCCACCTATCCCCCCGCCTCCCCTGTCTTTGGTGTCAGTCCCTCCAGGGTCACTCCCTCAGTTGCTGAACCCCACCTCCAGTGCCAGTCCCCCCCCCATTCTTACCCAGCGTTACTCCCACCAGGTCACTCCCCATTTCCCTCCACCCCCCAGGATTCATCCCCCATGTCACTGCAATGGTCTCTCCCTCCAGTGTGAGCCACCTTCTGATTTCACAATTTGATGAAGATCAATGTTTCCATAAAGGTCTGGTCACAAAGAGGCTGTTAGGAAAGTTTCACTTACGATCATCTATTTCATTGGATTCGGAGGAATCTGTGAGGGAAAATATCCATAATTAGCCAATTCAGCAAAGATCTACTAAATCAACAAACCT
Coding sequences within it:
- the LOC122542093 gene encoding matrix Gla protein-like, producing the protein MRILILLSLCALAVVCVADSSESNEIDDLLFLGRRDANSFMRQPRLPNHWGRRDRFKSPYEINREKCEEFQPCERLSRQVGLKQAFGKYFSNRRQRPSGYGRSKPRRHRGRRNRRHHYRY